The following is a genomic window from Gadus morhua chromosome 23, gadMor3.0, whole genome shotgun sequence.
agaaaaaaaaatcgtcGTTTTCTTCCTTTATCAAAACTATCAATTCACCTCATTACAATGCATCCGTCATTCATGTGAATATGCAAGTTCTTATTTAATGCAAATTCCATTGCAAAATGTAATGCAAGCCGGAAAAAAATATTCAATGACGTTATATCCACCACTTTGTGCCGTAAACCTCAGGTACCCACCCTGTAGTGAAAAAGAATGTGCATCATCTACCAAGTGCGAGTCAGGCCAACCTTCATAGTCACGTGAACCCAATCAAAGCTTAGTTCGTCttcaataaaacatttattaaaaaaaaaaaaaaagattaaaaacagTACTAAAAACAAATTCACATAAAAAGAAATACATTCACTTTACTTTTAATACTCTAGCTCTTCTAGCTGCTCGGTTTCCCTCCAACGGTAGGCGTCGCCCTGACGTTCTTCCTGAGTGTTCGGCCAATGACAGTGGAGCGTGGAGATGAGACAGAGTCCCTGATGTTAGCAAGCAGGCCACGTTTGGGCTTGGTCTTCACAGGGGACCTCTGGGACAGTTTGAACACCTCTTCCTTCAGCAAGGCAATCTCACTGTCCTTGTCAACATTTTCTCTCAAGAGGTCATCGATGGATTTAGTCTAAGACAAATTAAACAAAAGTCTGGTTAGTGTAATGGGCTACAGTTTAAGTTTTGTAGCAAGCTGTTTCTAGAAAGAGTTCTACCTGGTCTTCAGACTTGCTCCGTAGGAACTCCAGCTCAGCTGATTTGTCCATGTAGTCGGCGTGGACCGTCCTCAGAGTTTCATTCAGGCCCACCAGCCGCTTTTCAAGAGCCATGATCAGCTAGAAGAGAAAATATATCTCTAATTTAAAAGTCTAAAGTATTAGCTGGCGAGCTGAAAACataattaaatatatttcttcCATACCTCCTGTTTTTCCGCACACATTTTCTCCACTGCACATTTTTCTGTGAAGACCCTTTTGTATCGTGCTTCGCTTCCAGCTTCAGTTCCTTTATTTGGTAATGGAACTTCCACAGTCTGGCTGGACTGGTCCGTCGTGGACATCCGTGTTGACGGCTTGAGGGAAGACACTAGGTTCTCCAACTCTGAGAGCTTTCTCCTCAGGGCCTGTGCAACGGTGGCCCAGAAGATCCGGGTGCCAGTACAATAAATCCATTAGTCATGAGATAGAAAACCTATGCATGAAAACAAGCAATATGTCACACCTAAATGTGACACACCCTGTGCCCCATTTATACATGTAAACTAGTGGATTGTACTAGGAGCACTGCGATCAGTAAAAATAAAATCAGATCATGACAAGTCACCATTCTTTAACAAGTCCCCCCCCAAATAAATACtagaaaaaaaaacgtaccTCAACTTTCTCTTCCTCCGCAATAAATTCCTGGACGGGCACAAAGTCTTCTCCGATTCTGCCCAAAGCACACTGATACGCATGCTCCTTGAAGGCCTCTTTGTACATCTCAAAAGTGTTCTCCAGCTTGTCATCGTGAGTCTCCTTCAGCTCCACCATCTGTTGACTTCACACAGTGGagtgaaacaaaaaacaaacacaatcccACGTTAGTATGCGTTTATAACTCAACTGACAGACTGGAGGTCAACTGACAGACTGGAGCAATCTGATGTGAATGTGCATCATTTAGGATATGGGTTAGTCAACCTGAGGAGCTCCTCGCTTTCCATCAGCTGCTGCAGCATTGCATCTCCCATTTCCTTACGGATCgccatctcctgaaccatgttCTTCCTCCTCTCGGCCAGAAGCTTGCTTCTGAGGTTCTCAATCACAGTGAGCAGGTCCTAGTCAGGCAAAGGGTGAAGCCGAGAAATGGGATTCAAAACGCCAGCTGGCACGTGCATCGCCTGTGTTGAACACCACATTCTTCCTCTTTCTCACATCTAGTGGGCCTCTAAATCAAGAGTGCACATTCAGTCAGGACAAGCACTTGGACATGAAGTCCCCTGGGAAGTGAAAGCAGCGAACCAAGAGGTTGTACCTCCTGGGGCAGGATGGAAACATCTGCATCGTCCTCTTCatccagcagctcctcctcagAGACGTAGCCGTCCGGCACTGGGCTGTCCGTCCCCGTGGTCCTCAGCAGGGGGTTGCCATGACGGTCCAGCAGGCACGGAGACCGAGACTCCAGGGATATGGCAGGAATCACATGGACCACCTACAGTCAACCAGTACAAGAGTATCTGGTGATAAACCACGGCCAAGGAACCTTCAAATCACGCTTTATTTTTTGCAACGCAAACGGCCTGAATTTTTTTGAGGACTGAATAGTTGAAGGCTATGCAGACAGACCTGTTTGGCGACGGCAGAGAACTTCATAACATGCAGTGTCTCGTCGTAGTTAGAGGCACACTGGTTGATGTTGACAATCATGGACGCTTTTCCCTTTCCACAGAAAAAGCCCTGGAAAAGCTTTGTGAGTTTGCTCTCTCGGAAAGGAATGCAGCAACTCCTTGTCCTGCTAAAAAGGTAATAAGAGGAGACAGCGAGGCACCGATGCCGTTAAACAATATCAATGCACCTTTGAGAAGACAGTTTTTAGTCCCAATTTAAATGACCACCATAGGATTAGAAGCGTCAGGTAAATTACGTACTTGTCAGTCAGATTTTTGTTGCGCAGGGCTGTAATGCATTTCCCCAGAATAAGCAAGGAGTTGTTAATGTTTCCAGCTTCCTTCAGCCTCTCCCCGAGTGTCTTGGTTTTATTGCATCTTTCAGAGCCGGCCAAATCACACAAAGAGAACCTATGGAGCAAATACTCTGTTTAAAATTATACAATGTGTACAACACTATAGTCCTTTAAAATTGGGCTTTATTGAAGACTCTTTATTAAAATCTACTCACTCAGAGATCCTTTCCACCCTGTTACCGTTGATCTTGAGAAGTTTCATGGTAAAAATGCTGTGGCTGTATAGAGAAAGAAAAATTGTTTCACCCATTTAAATCAAACACATCTTGGTTTCAAATGAAAACGGTGGAGTGTAATGGATTGCCTTCTGCTTGAAGATTGATTCATCTTGGTTGAGGCGGCGCTACGATTTTTGTTTCCAAACTGTAGAAGTGCATTGGCTTCCTCCAGGCTGTGAATGTTGATCCACTTTAGATCTAGAAGCATTTGTAAAACAAATCCAGACAATCGTCTCACAATAACTTAAACGATGCCGAGCTTATAGAAAAATCAAGATATTTGAAAAACAGTCAAATACTGAGCCCTGAACCAGTGTGGATTAGCTGCTTTAGATCAAAAGTAAAAGAGGTTGAGGATGATACATTGTAGACGTGTTTCACCTCTGACGTAGGCACTCCCAGCAcggtcctcacacacacgcagagtggCCCGCTTCTTAGACTTGGGTCCCGAGGTGGTCTGAAGCAGGTCGTAAACACTCTCATTGTAGATCTCATAGCAGGCCACCCATAAGGTGAACGTGAAGTCCCCAGTCTCGGTGGAGCCGCTCTCCATCGATGCTACAAAAGGTCACGGAGAGTAGATTCCGACTTACATCAAAATGTTTAAGGGACAATTTTGTTGAAAGACCATTTAAAAATGCGACCAGTCAGCTTCCCACTTTCATGTCTCTTATGACCATTTAGGCTATAGGAGAGGGTCATTAACAAAGTTGCAGTACAGTCAAATGGTTTCGATCCTTTACATGGATTTCCCAGGCAATCAATAGTCCAGATAATGTGGACTGGTTCATTGCTTTGTGGGCAGTCCTCTTCAGATACCTGCGTCATCATCGGTGGTTGTGGACGATTGACCGGCAGGAGGAAGGCAGCCTGCGGAGACTCCATCTGGCTTTAGTGGTTCTCTGTCCTTGAATCCAAATTAAAAAGAATACACCCATTTTATGAATATGGACAGTAGCCAGACATTTCAACATCTGTGCTTCTGTACGACGTTGCTTAAATATGAAAGACCGTTGCAAAAATGGCAGCCCTCGCGTTCATCTCCAGCTTCACTTGTTCGGGGCCCAGACACTGAGCGTCTGTGGCCAGGTAGGGCTTGAGGTCCATTCCCCCATACTGACAGCGTCCAATGTGCTGGAAGGTAGTGCCTAGCACTCGTGGTAAGATCCCTGGATCTTTGGCAGTTCCTtaaacatgcaaaaaataaatactattTATACAGAAAACTCACAATTATTAGTATTCATGACATACATTTGTGGACGTTCTGGTCACAGTGGTTGTACCTTGGATTGTGTACGTTTTCCCAGCATTCGTCACACCATAGCTGAATATCAATGCATTCTGCCCAGCCAGGTAATCAGACACTTGGCTCTCTACCGTGTCCACATAAAGGTCATTTTGTGACGTGTCCTCTCCAAATAtctaaaaacatttaaaagaaaaaaaaaaaggaccaaTTGGTAATATTCTTAAACAAACGAGAAACGAGAAGTCTTGATACATCAAATTCGAATTTTCTGCCAGGGATACAATTATTTTCCAGTAATAGTAGGGTGTTTGATCAGCAATCTCATTAGAATCTGAGTTGAGACCAGCACCGATACAGACCTGAGTGAAGGAGAATTTGTGGACCGCCACACCAATGCCCCTCTCGCTGCTCTTCAGGGTGGCTGATCCCTTGGGTGCGTGCAGCTTCACCACCTGGCTGTCCTCAATCACTACACATCCCTGGGGAATCATTGGAAAGGTCTGAAACTCCATGTAGAGGACTTGGTCAGAACCGTGAGCTATATAATTTGGGATTTAATTATAACATTCAGATGTAACATTTTATATGCGACAGTCCTGCGTCTCCATTTGAGTGATGTCACCACATTCTCTACCTGATCCTCCTTATCAGAGAGTTCCTCTTTGAAGAAGGGGCGAACTCTCAGGTACACTTGCAGAGTCTGCGGTTGGGACTCCACTTCACTCTATTAACCCAGGAGACGGGTGTCAGTACAGGGGTTCAACCAGGATGTTGAACCCCTGTGGTTCAGTCATTTGAGCAcaagcatttattttatttttgacgATTGGACGTGGCAAGCTAAAACTGACCTAGGCCAACACTGAGCAGTGGTGTAGGATACAAATATAATTGTTCCCGGAACACAAATAAAGAGACTAACCATACTAGACTTCTTACACTTCAATCTTTCATTTCCAGAAGTTACTTAATGGGAGTGTGAGCAGTTCTCAATTATTGTCTTTGCTAATAAAAAAAGGACAAATTGAAGCATATGATGAGACGTGCCTGCCCGGAACCAATGGAAGTTAATCTGGGGACCTCCGTGGGTCGCTGCAGGTTCAGGGAGCTGACTGGCAGAACGTCGCAGGGAGATTGAGACTCCATTAGGACGGCTCCAGAGTGCGGTCGGGTGGTTTCTTCATCGGTAGACTTAATACTTCCCCTCATCTTCAAGAACAATATCTCTCGTCAGCCTGAAGTGAGAGTATTTGCTTATTGCAATGTTCCCAATCAATTCCGAATAATCTATTGTTTACCACAATGAACGACCGTTTCTTGAACTAGTTGACCGTGGTAAAAGTTATGTTAAACCTGAGACAGCTGGGCCGGAACCCCTCCCTTCCGACCAAATCCCGTTTTAATTGAAAACAGGTGGTGCTCCCACAAATTGAAGTAGGCATACTCCTCGATCTACCACACGTTACTATAATGACATCGTTACAAGAACAATCAACATGTGCAGATTATGAAGGTCTTATTTGGACTTACtttttattataggctacttaTATGGTATTATAATTAGCTACCGATTGCATATCATGTGTAATATTTCGTTTTTTGAAGTTCCCCCCACACGGGGGTATTTGCTCGTGTAGAGATAACCTCAAAGGGGTCTGGTTTTATGTATTAGACATCTGTGCAGGGTAAAAGCTGCGCGTGTACGTACCTATTCATCACGTTTACACTGGTTTGTTCACATTTAAATATCTAGGCCTTCATTATGTGGCTCACGCACCTAAGCTTTCAGGTGAGTGGTTTATCAGGATGCAGCCAGCGGCCAAAATCAGACAGCTTGCATGTTATATTTCAACTATAGAATATAGGTCTAGCCTCATTAAGCATCAAGACTTCATGCATTATTCGATTTTGTTGGACCCTAGGATGTTCAACTACGACAACCACTACCCATAGGCTTAATTGATGTGATTGAATAAGGCCAATGGAACTATTTACAATGATTCATTGCAACTCTATAAGACCTTGATAAGGAAAGGCCCAAGTGATTTATATTTCTGAGCATTTAAAGAGTACTGGTAGTGAAGATATGACTATCGCAGGACTCATTGCTGGTTACACATTATTTTCACTGCATGCAGTTGAGACGGTCATATCAAGCAGAGAACTGTTATTCATGACAGACACATTTTATCCCGTTTCACTTTTTATTACAAAAGTGCTTTTTATGCGTCTGCGATGGTGACCTCCACCTCTACGCCAGGTTCAATGCTGATGGAGGTGATCTGCTTCACAATCTCAGATGGACTGTGAAGGTCGATGAGACGCTTATGGATCCGCATTTGAAAGCGATCCCAGGTCTTGGATCCTTCACCGCAGGGGGTCTTCCTGGTGGTGATGCGAAGGGTCTGAAGGAAGAGATGGCATATTTAGAAAACAGCAACACATTTAAAAACCTCCTTTTATGTTTACCAAGTTCGAGACGTATTAGTCACGTATAGTTGACCGTTTTAATCATCAATGTTGAGACTGCAGGTCACTTGCGCGCAGCTTAACCAGATATGTGGTGGTTTAATACCTTGGTTGGCATGCGGACTGGCCCCTTGACCTTCAGGTTC
Proteins encoded in this region:
- the zgc:56231 gene encoding kinesin-like protein KIF20A isoform X1 → MRGSIKSTDEETTRPHSGAVLMESQSPCDVLPVSSLNLQRPTEVPRLTSIGSGQSEVESQPQTLQVYLRVRPFFKEELSDKEDQGCVVIEDSQVVKLHAPKGSATLKSSERGIGVAVHKFSFTQIFGEDTSQNDLYVDTVESQVSDYLAGQNALIFSYGVTNAGKTYTIQGTAKDPGILPRVLGTTFQHIGRCQYGGMDLKPYLATDAQCLGPEQVKLEMNARAAIFATDREPLKPDGVSAGCLPPAGQSSTTTDDDAASMESGSTETGDFTFTLWVACYEIYNESVYDLLQTTSGPKSKKRATLRVCEDRAGSAYVRDLKWINIHSLEEANALLQFGNKNRSAASTKMNQSSSRSHSIFTMKLLKINGNRVERISEFSLCDLAGSERCNKTKTLGERLKEAGNINNSLLILGKCITALRNKNLTDNRTRSCCIPFRESKLTKLFQGFFCGKGKASMIVNINQCASNYDETLHVMKFSAVAKQVVHVIPAISLESRSPCLLDRHGNPLLRTTGTDSPVPDGYVSEEELLDEEDDADVSILPQEDLLTVIENLRSKLLAERRKNMVQEMAIRKEMGDAMLQQLMESEELLSQQMVELKETHDDKLENTFEMYKEAFKEHAYQCALGRIGEDFVPVQEFIAEEEKVEALRRKLSELENLVSSLKPSTRMSTTDQSSQTVEVPLPNKGTEAGSEARYKRVFTEKCAVEKMCAEKQELIMALEKRLVGLNETLRTVHADYMDKSAELEFLRSKSEDQTKSIDDLLRENVDKDSEIALLKEEVFKLSQRSPVKTKPKRGLLANIRDSVSSPRSTVIGRTLRKNVRATPTVGGKPSS
- the zgc:56231 gene encoding kinesin-like protein KIF20A isoform X2, whose protein sequence is MRGSIKSTDEETTRPHSGAVLMESQSPCDVLPVSSLNLQRPTEVPRLTSIGSGQSEVESQPQTLQVYLRVRPFFKEELSDKEDQGCVVIEDSQVVKLHAPKGSATLKSSERGIGVAVHKFSFTQIFGEDTSQNDLYVDTVESQVSDYLAGQNALIFSYGVTNAGKTYTIQGTAKDPGILPRVLGTTFQHIGRCQYGGMDLKPYLATDAQCLGPEQVKLEMNARAAIFATDREPLKPDGVSAGCLPPAGQSSTTTDDDAASMESGSTETGDFTFTLWVACYEIYNESVYDLLQTTSGPKSKKRATLRVCEDRAGSAYVRDLKWINIHSLEEANALLQFGNKNRSAASTKMNQSSSRSHSIFTMKLLKINGNRVERISEFSLCDLAGSERCNKTKTLGERLKEAGNINNSLLILGKCITALRNKNLTDKTRSCCIPFRESKLTKLFQGFFCGKGKASMIVNINQCASNYDETLHVMKFSAVAKQVVHVIPAISLESRSPCLLDRHGNPLLRTTGTDSPVPDGYVSEEELLDEEDDADVSILPQEDLLTVIENLRSKLLAERRKNMVQEMAIRKEMGDAMLQQLMESEELLSQQMVELKETHDDKLENTFEMYKEAFKEHAYQCALGRIGEDFVPVQEFIAEEEKVEALRRKLSELENLVSSLKPSTRMSTTDQSSQTVEVPLPNKGTEAGSEARYKRVFTEKCAVEKMCAEKQELIMALEKRLVGLNETLRTVHADYMDKSAELEFLRSKSEDQTKSIDDLLRENVDKDSEIALLKEEVFKLSQRSPVKTKPKRGLLANIRDSVSSPRSTVIGRTLRKNVRATPTVGGKPSS
- the rps20 gene encoding small ribosomal subunit protein uS10; this encodes MAFKETGKAPAETEVAIHRIRITLTSRNVKSLEKVCADLIRGAKEKNLKVKGPVRMPTKTLRITTRKTPCGEGSKTWDRFQMRIHKRLIDLHSPSEIVKQITSISIEPGVEVEVTIADA